A single region of the Arthrobacter sp. zg-Y820 genome encodes:
- a CDS encoding LLM class flavin-dependent oxidoreductase: MQIGVFSVSDITRDPVTGRIPTEGERIKSAVAIAKKVEEIGMDVYATGEHHNPPFYASSPTTLLGYIAAQTERIILSTATTLITTNDPVKIAEDFAMLQHLSDGRVDLVLGRGNTAPVYPWFGKNMQDSVELTVENYSLLRQLWDKDTVNWEGKFRTPLHNFTATPRPLDGVAPFVWHGSIRTPQVAEIAAYFGDGFFANNIFWPKEHYMQLIGLYRERYEHYGHGRADQAIVGLGGQFFMRKNSQDAVNEFRPYFDNAPVYGHGPTMEDFTAQTPLTVGSPQEVIEKTLSFQEYFGNYQRQLFLIDHAGLPLKTVLEQLDLFGEYVLPELRREFDSRRPADVPDGPTHAARVAAASRASAAPSFQ, encoded by the coding sequence ATGCAGATCGGCGTATTCAGCGTCAGCGACATCACCCGCGACCCCGTCACCGGGCGGATCCCCACGGAAGGCGAACGGATCAAGTCCGCCGTGGCCATCGCGAAGAAGGTCGAAGAAATCGGGATGGACGTCTATGCCACCGGCGAGCACCACAACCCGCCGTTTTATGCCAGTTCCCCCACCACGCTGCTGGGCTACATTGCGGCGCAGACCGAGCGGATCATCCTCTCCACCGCCACCACGCTGATCACCACCAATGACCCGGTGAAGATCGCCGAGGACTTTGCCATGCTCCAGCACCTCTCCGACGGCCGGGTGGACCTGGTCCTGGGCCGGGGCAACACCGCCCCCGTCTACCCCTGGTTCGGCAAGAACATGCAGGACTCCGTGGAGCTGACAGTGGAGAACTACAGCCTGCTCCGCCAGCTCTGGGACAAGGACACCGTGAACTGGGAGGGGAAGTTCCGCACCCCGCTGCACAACTTCACCGCCACGCCCCGTCCGCTCGACGGCGTCGCCCCCTTCGTCTGGCACGGCTCCATCCGCACGCCGCAGGTGGCGGAGATTGCCGCCTACTTCGGCGACGGCTTCTTCGCCAACAACATCTTCTGGCCGAAGGAGCACTACATGCAGCTCATCGGCCTGTACCGCGAACGCTACGAGCACTACGGCCACGGCCGCGCCGATCAGGCGATCGTGGGCCTGGGCGGCCAGTTCTTCATGCGGAAGAACTCCCAGGACGCCGTGAACGAGTTCCGTCCGTACTTCGACAACGCCCCGGTGTACGGCCACGGCCCCACCATGGAGGACTTCACCGCGCAGACCCCGCTGACAGTGGGCAGCCCGCAGGAAGTGATCGAAAAAACCCTGTCCTTCCAGGAATACTTCGGAAACTACCAGCGCCAGCTCTTCCTGATCGACCATGCCGGCCTGCCCCTGAAGACCGTGCTGGAGCAGCTGGACCTCTTCGGCGAATACGTGCTGCCGGAGCTGCGCCGAGAATTCGACTCCCGCCGCCCGGCCGATGTTCCGGACGGTCCTACGCATGCCGCACGGGTAGCCGCAGCGTCACGTGCATCAGCGGCTCCTTCTTTTCAGTAG
- a CDS encoding MarR family winged helix-turn-helix transcriptional regulator — MSPDTSSVPVRQAAEAWESLFRTQVGVMRRLQKDPAFKNLTMREYDVLFNLTRCPTGWIRLNELNEHLLISQPSLSRMVERMEAKGLVQRRPAQNDQRGVELALTDEGRDMQRRLGRVHVQGIHELLSPALSSEELNQLKLLTDKVLASLAASDD; from the coding sequence ATGTCCCCGGATACCAGCAGCGTCCCCGTTCGACAGGCAGCAGAGGCCTGGGAGTCCCTTTTCCGGACCCAGGTGGGGGTGATGAGGCGGCTCCAGAAGGATCCGGCGTTCAAGAACCTGACGATGCGCGAGTACGACGTCCTGTTCAACCTCACCCGCTGCCCCACCGGCTGGATCCGCCTGAACGAGCTCAATGAGCACCTGCTGATCAGCCAGCCGAGCCTCAGCCGCATGGTGGAACGGATGGAGGCCAAGGGGCTGGTGCAGCGCCGTCCGGCGCAGAACGACCAGCGCGGCGTTGAGCTGGCACTGACCGACGAGGGCCGGGACATGCAGCGCCGCCTGGGCCGGGTCCATGTGCAGGGAATCCATGAGCTGCTCTCGCCGGCGCTCAGCAGCGAGGAACTCAACCAGCTCAAGCTCCTCACGGACAAGGTGCTGGCCAGCCTGGCCGCCAGCGACGACTAG
- a CDS encoding oxidoreductase, whose protein sequence is METFSADSIPDQSGKTAVITGANSGLGLQTALVLAAKGACVELACRNAARGEAALQRIRAETGSDRVRVRPLDLGSLASVRAFAAAQEAPVDLLINNAGVMATPHRATADGFELQFGVNHLGHFALTGLLLPMLRAARAPRVVTVSSLAHRGGRMYFDDLDAARSYRPWARYNQSKLANLLFTFELSRRLEARGENLIAAAAHPGFASTNLTSGMNYPASLDVLGAFFRLLGQNGALGALPTLYAATAPEVRGGDFYGPDGPGQLRGTLHGKPAPVTPAPQARDPDAARRLWEVSTKLTGVTFPGLE, encoded by the coding sequence GTGGAAACCTTCAGCGCCGACAGCATCCCCGACCAGAGCGGAAAAACCGCAGTCATTACGGGCGCCAACAGCGGCTTGGGACTGCAGACCGCCCTCGTCCTCGCCGCGAAGGGCGCCTGCGTGGAGCTGGCCTGCCGGAACGCAGCGCGGGGCGAAGCGGCGCTGCAGCGGATCCGCGCCGAGACCGGAAGCGACCGGGTGCGGGTGCGCCCGCTGGATCTGGGCTCCCTGGCCTCCGTGCGGGCCTTCGCCGCCGCGCAGGAGGCCCCGGTGGACCTGCTCATCAACAACGCAGGGGTCATGGCCACCCCGCACCGCGCCACGGCCGACGGGTTCGAGCTCCAGTTCGGGGTGAACCATCTGGGCCACTTCGCACTGACCGGGCTGCTGCTGCCGATGCTGCGCGCCGCCCGCGCTCCGCGCGTGGTCACCGTCTCCAGCCTCGCCCACCGCGGCGGAAGGATGTATTTCGACGATCTGGACGCCGCACGCAGCTACCGGCCCTGGGCGCGGTACAACCAGAGCAAACTGGCCAACCTGCTGTTCACCTTCGAGCTTTCCCGCCGTCTCGAGGCCCGCGGCGAGAACCTCATCGCCGCAGCGGCCCATCCCGGCTTCGCCAGCACCAACCTCACCTCCGGTATGAACTACCCCGCCAGCCTGGACGTCCTGGGTGCCTTCTTCCGCCTGCTGGGCCAGAACGGGGCACTCGGGGCGCTCCCCACGCTGTATGCCGCTACGGCTCCCGAGGTGCGGGGCGGGGACTTTTACGGGCCGGACGGTCCCGGACAGCTGCGCGGCACATTGCACGGCAAGCCCGCCCCGGTAACTCCGGCGCCCCAGGCCCGGGACCCGGACGCCGCCCGCCGGCTATGGGAGGTCAGCACCAAGCTCACCGGCGTTACGTTCCCCGGGTTGGAGTAA
- a CDS encoding MFS transporter — MKPAADVGRRSLRSLGPVVFFLALVEITSGILQGYYTPILTDIARRLGISDGDVNWFEAAQLMLSALAVPVLAKLGDIHGHKRILLVSTVVTAAASWGVAFAPDFWTFLAAWSLQGFYVVWLPLEIALIFGRAAGSPGGAALTRKAAGLLVGALQFGVIVGALAAGALVEVFAGRLELTLMIPAAAVTLCIAAIHFGVPETTDRAGGILDGRGFLLLAFGLLLITSGLSFLRINGPGTWWVWLVLLSGVAALVPFVRYELGLADPLVDFRMLREKSMWPVQLTAGLFGISVLGAQAPMSTFARTDRGVHGYGLGLDAGDVSIIIGSYVLSVLLGALIFPVVARRTTPRLTLCGAAALVGIGYLLFLPFHDTLAQTLTNMIVAGLGSGALVAALPSAAAAAAPRNRTGMATGLTNTTKTIGGSFASAVFGIALLSAATDAVAGGTGLQTAAPLSGYLTVWAVCSGTGFLAAGLLLLVPRLAFSDVPLTAADTGTPGP; from the coding sequence GTGAAGCCGGCCGCCGACGTCGGGCGCCGCAGCCTGCGCTCGCTGGGACCGGTGGTGTTCTTCTTGGCCCTTGTCGAAATCACCAGCGGCATCCTGCAGGGGTACTACACGCCGATCCTCACCGACATTGCCCGCCGCCTGGGCATCAGCGACGGCGACGTCAACTGGTTCGAGGCCGCGCAGCTGATGCTCAGCGCGCTCGCCGTGCCGGTCCTGGCCAAGCTGGGCGATATCCACGGGCATAAGCGGATCCTGCTGGTCTCCACCGTGGTAACTGCCGCCGCGTCCTGGGGCGTGGCCTTTGCGCCGGACTTCTGGACGTTCCTGGCGGCCTGGTCGCTGCAGGGGTTTTACGTGGTCTGGCTGCCTTTGGAGATCGCGCTGATTTTCGGCAGGGCTGCCGGGTCCCCGGGCGGCGCGGCCCTGACCCGCAAGGCAGCCGGGTTGCTGGTCGGCGCCCTCCAATTCGGCGTTATTGTCGGAGCGCTGGCTGCCGGTGCCCTGGTGGAAGTCTTCGCCGGCAGGCTGGAGCTCACCCTGATGATTCCCGCAGCGGCCGTGACGCTGTGCATCGCCGCCATCCACTTCGGTGTTCCGGAAACCACCGACCGCGCCGGCGGGATCCTGGACGGCCGGGGCTTCCTGCTGCTCGCGTTCGGACTGCTGCTGATCACGTCCGGACTGAGCTTCCTGCGGATCAACGGTCCGGGCACCTGGTGGGTCTGGCTGGTCCTGCTGTCCGGGGTGGCAGCGCTCGTGCCGTTCGTCCGCTACGAACTGGGCCTGGCCGATCCGCTGGTGGACTTCCGAATGCTGCGGGAGAAATCCATGTGGCCTGTCCAGCTCACCGCCGGCCTGTTCGGGATTTCGGTCCTCGGCGCGCAGGCGCCCATGTCCACTTTCGCCCGCACTGACCGCGGGGTGCACGGCTACGGCCTGGGGCTGGACGCGGGGGACGTGTCGATCATCATCGGGTCCTATGTGCTGTCGGTGCTCCTCGGAGCCCTGATTTTTCCGGTGGTTGCGCGGCGCACGACGCCGAGGCTGACCCTCTGCGGTGCCGCGGCGCTGGTGGGCATCGGCTACCTGCTGTTCCTGCCCTTCCACGACACCCTGGCCCAGACGCTGACCAACATGATCGTTGCCGGGCTGGGCTCGGGTGCGCTGGTCGCCGCGCTGCCCTCCGCCGCGGCCGCTGCCGCCCCGCGAAACCGCACCGGCATGGCCACCGGCCTCACGAACACAACGAAGACCATCGGCGGGTCGTTTGCCTCAGCGGTGTTCGGAATAGCGCTGCTGAGCGCGGCGACTGACGCCGTGGCCGGAGGCACGGGCCTGCAGACCGCGGCGCCCCTGTCGGGCTATCTCACGGTGTGGGCCGTGTGCTCGGGAACGGGCTTCCTTGCCGCCGGCTTGCTGCTGCTGGTGCCCCGGCTGGCGTTTTCGGACGTGCCGCTGACGGCTGCCGACACCGGCACCCCCGGACCGTAG
- a CDS encoding M20/M25/M40 family metallo-hydrolase gives MKSKSIVPPPAAAALEAGSAAAAKLSRLITCRTVSTRDPQDIEIAEFDSFIGALPELFPQVHRNLTLERVNGYGLLYHWKGATPAVPAPGSGSAEAGAEANGGPLVLMAHYDVVPVTNPGSWDHPPFSGAISDARIWGRGTLDDKGALAAILQAVELLVEEGFVPARDVYLSFGNNEETAGTTAGVAAALLASRGIRPWLVLDEGGAVATQAFPFVNRPVAVVGVTEKGILDVELSTEDSGGHASTPHSRGATARLARAVVRLDENPLPASLPNPTVEMFGRLASAARFPARLVFRNMGLFRRPLTTVLARMGGEPGALTRTTVAVTQLRGSSAANVLASRATANANIRIAVGDTVEGTVRRLKRIIRDPSVSLRVVEGNEPSPVSATDNDQFALLARTITAVFPDAAPAPYVMLAGTDSRRFTGICDAVYRFAPFRMDRQARASIHGDNESLGVETFGEGILFYVRLLRSLEAAR, from the coding sequence ATGAAATCGAAGTCCATCGTGCCCCCGCCGGCTGCCGCGGCGCTGGAAGCCGGGTCGGCTGCCGCCGCGAAGCTCTCCCGCCTCATCACCTGCCGAACCGTGTCCACACGGGATCCGCAGGACATCGAGATTGCCGAATTCGACAGCTTCATCGGGGCGCTGCCGGAGTTGTTTCCCCAGGTTCACCGGAACCTGACGCTGGAGCGGGTGAACGGGTACGGGCTGCTCTATCACTGGAAGGGGGCAACTCCGGCGGTCCCAGCCCCCGGCTCCGGGAGCGCGGAAGCCGGCGCGGAGGCCAACGGCGGTCCGCTGGTCCTGATGGCGCACTACGACGTCGTCCCCGTGACGAATCCGGGTTCGTGGGATCATCCGCCCTTCTCCGGGGCCATCTCCGACGCCAGGATCTGGGGACGCGGAACACTGGATGACAAAGGAGCCCTGGCTGCGATCCTGCAGGCCGTGGAACTTCTGGTCGAGGAGGGTTTCGTTCCGGCGCGGGACGTCTACCTGTCCTTTGGGAACAATGAGGAAACGGCGGGGACCACCGCCGGAGTTGCTGCAGCTCTGCTGGCCAGCCGGGGTATCCGGCCCTGGCTGGTGTTGGATGAAGGCGGGGCGGTGGCCACGCAGGCTTTTCCGTTTGTGAACCGGCCGGTGGCCGTGGTGGGTGTTACCGAAAAAGGAATCCTGGACGTGGAACTCTCCACCGAGGATTCAGGGGGTCACGCGTCCACGCCGCACAGCCGGGGCGCCACGGCCCGTCTGGCCCGGGCTGTCGTCCGGCTGGACGAGAACCCGTTGCCTGCCTCCCTGCCCAACCCCACGGTGGAAATGTTCGGGCGGCTGGCTTCCGCCGCCCGCTTTCCGGCGCGGCTGGTTTTTCGGAACATGGGACTCTTCCGGCGGCCGCTCACCACGGTGCTGGCCCGCATGGGCGGAGAACCCGGTGCCCTGACACGCACCACTGTGGCCGTGACCCAGCTGCGGGGCAGCAGCGCCGCCAACGTGCTGGCGTCCCGGGCGACGGCCAACGCCAATATCCGGATCGCCGTCGGGGACACGGTGGAGGGGACGGTCAGGCGGTTGAAGCGGATCATCAGGGACCCATCGGTGTCGCTGCGGGTGGTTGAAGGCAATGAACCGTCTCCGGTGTCGGCCACCGACAATGACCAGTTCGCCCTGCTTGCCAGGACCATCACGGCAGTCTTCCCGGACGCCGCGCCCGCTCCGTACGTCATGCTCGCCGGGACCGACTCCAGGCGCTTCACCGGAATCTGCGACGCGGTGTACCGGTTCGCCCCGTTCCGGATGGACCGCCAGGCCCGGGCCAGCATCCACGGAGACAACGAATCGCTGGGAGTGGAAACCTTCGGCGAGGGGATCCTGTTCTACGTCCGCCTGCTGCGCAGCCTCGAGGCCGCCCGGTGA
- a CDS encoding Lrp/AsnC family transcriptional regulator encodes MPTDALDARIIALFTDEPRMSVLEASRTLQVARATVQARLDRMQRLGVIAGWGPRVDPAALGYGVVAYCSLTISQDTGHAAVVHALEQIPEIQEVHTVSGESDLLARVAARSNSDLQRVIDSIVATRTIVRSSSVIVLNTHFEGRTLPLLRAASE; translated from the coding sequence ATGCCTACCGACGCCCTGGACGCCCGCATCATTGCACTGTTCACCGACGAACCCCGGATGTCCGTGCTGGAGGCGTCGCGCACACTGCAGGTGGCGCGTGCCACGGTTCAGGCGCGGCTGGACCGGATGCAGCGGCTGGGGGTCATTGCCGGGTGGGGTCCGCGGGTGGATCCTGCCGCCCTGGGCTACGGAGTGGTGGCCTACTGTTCCCTGACCATCAGCCAGGACACCGGGCACGCCGCCGTCGTGCACGCGCTGGAGCAGATCCCGGAAATCCAGGAAGTCCACACCGTCTCGGGCGAAAGCGATCTGCTGGCGCGCGTGGCGGCCCGCTCCAATTCGGACCTGCAGCGCGTCATCGATTCGATCGTCGCCACCCGGACCATCGTGCGGTCTTCGTCAGTGATCGTGCTGAACACACATTTTGAAGGCCGCACCCTGCCCCTGCTCCGGGCCGCCTCCGAATAA
- a CDS encoding amino acid permease — protein MRPRHLVFMSLGSAIGTGLFVGSGAGIQAAGPAVLLSFLIAGTMVILVMRMMGEMAAADPSSGAFSVYAEKALGRPVGTTIGWLWWLQLVIVIAAEATAAAAIVASMWPGSQQWVLALVFISLFTAINLGGAASFGEFEYWFALLKVLAIVAFLGVGIAFIAGWLPGVPAPGLSNLTGNGGFMPHGWSGVGAGLLLVVFAFGGTEIVAVAAADTENPATNIAKAINSVVWRILILFIGSVLVIVTILPWDSDSLSTGPFVAALAAARVPGADVVMAVVIVVALLSALNANLYGASRMVFSLAERGRAPKALGRKSANGVPRAAVGASVAFGFLAVVLNYLYPETVLMILLNLVGSTCLVVWGVSIVSQIILRRRAEAAGMELSFKMWAFPWLSYFALALLAGIVLLGFLDSAVRIQLVATLALTCALGTAAWLLDRKTTQSGSQLR, from the coding sequence ATGCGCCCCCGCCATCTGGTGTTCATGAGCCTGGGAAGCGCCATCGGCACCGGACTGTTTGTCGGCTCCGGAGCCGGCATCCAGGCTGCCGGGCCGGCGGTCCTGCTGTCCTTCCTCATCGCGGGCACCATGGTCATCCTCGTCATGCGGATGATGGGCGAGATGGCCGCCGCGGATCCCAGCAGCGGCGCCTTCTCCGTCTATGCGGAAAAGGCACTGGGCAGGCCTGTCGGCACCACCATCGGCTGGCTGTGGTGGCTGCAGCTGGTGATCGTCATCGCGGCGGAGGCCACTGCTGCGGCGGCCATCGTGGCCTCCATGTGGCCCGGCTCCCAGCAGTGGGTGCTGGCACTGGTCTTCATCAGCCTCTTCACCGCCATCAATCTGGGGGGTGCGGCGAGCTTCGGCGAATTCGAGTACTGGTTTGCGCTCCTGAAGGTGCTCGCCATCGTTGCCTTCCTGGGAGTCGGCATCGCCTTCATCGCCGGCTGGCTGCCCGGTGTTCCCGCCCCGGGCCTGAGCAACCTCACCGGCAACGGCGGCTTCATGCCCCACGGCTGGAGCGGAGTGGGTGCCGGGCTGCTGCTGGTGGTCTTCGCCTTCGGCGGCACCGAGATTGTCGCCGTCGCCGCCGCCGACACCGAGAACCCGGCCACCAACATTGCAAAGGCCATCAACTCGGTGGTGTGGCGCATCCTGATCCTGTTCATCGGTTCGGTGCTCGTGATTGTCACCATCCTGCCGTGGGACAGCGATTCCCTCAGCACCGGCCCCTTTGTCGCTGCCCTTGCCGCGGCCCGGGTGCCGGGCGCCGACGTCGTCATGGCTGTGGTCATTGTGGTGGCCCTGCTGTCCGCGCTGAACGCGAATCTCTACGGCGCGTCCCGGATGGTGTTCTCCCTGGCCGAGAGGGGCCGCGCCCCCAAGGCCCTGGGCCGCAAGAGCGCCAACGGCGTTCCGCGGGCAGCCGTCGGCGCCTCGGTGGCGTTCGGTTTCCTGGCCGTGGTGCTGAACTACCTCTACCCGGAGACGGTCCTGATGATCCTGCTGAACCTCGTGGGTTCAACCTGCCTGGTGGTCTGGGGTGTATCGATCGTTTCGCAGATCATCCTGCGCCGCCGGGCTGAGGCGGCGGGCATGGAGCTCAGCTTCAAGATGTGGGCCTTCCCCTGGCTCTCCTACTTTGCCCTGGCCCTGCTGGCCGGCATCGTGCTGCTCGGCTTCCTGGACTCCGCCGTCCGCATCCAGCTCGTGGCGACACTGGCCCTGACCTGCGCCCTGGGCACTGCCGCCTGGCTGCTGGACCGCAAAACGACGCAGTCGGGCAGCCAACTCCGGTAG
- a CDS encoding thiamine pyrophosphate-dependent enzyme, which produces MVPVTTQVPELSGDELRRLYRLLTAVRQLDLAAVAWQRQGIIPGYAPELGQEAAQVGSAFAMDTSRDFIFPTYREMGTALTLGVDMVQYMATHQASWHGGLYDPVTTRLAPIQAVVGGSVLHAVGWAHGQRLAAQADATQADATAETAPPDGAPATATPSDGEPDAAPAAGLPAALTYFGDGASSQGDVHEAMNFAAVLKAPVVFFVQNNGWAISLPTEAQVAGGRVAARAAGYGMKSLTVDGNDVTAVVRATREALAHARAGHGPVLIEAMTYRRGPHSTSDDPGRYRTLDEERRDAGADPVALLAEQLLASGHADSDFLDAAQADALAAADTVRDGVQALRPRPGSEMFEFVFAESTQQLTDQASAWRKESEHD; this is translated from the coding sequence ATGGTCCCAGTCACAACACAGGTTCCGGAACTTTCCGGTGACGAACTGCGCCGGCTCTATCGGCTGCTCACCGCGGTGCGGCAGCTCGACCTGGCCGCCGTCGCCTGGCAGCGCCAAGGCATCATTCCCGGTTACGCGCCGGAGCTCGGGCAGGAGGCAGCCCAGGTGGGCAGCGCCTTCGCCATGGACACCAGCCGCGACTTCATCTTCCCCACGTACCGGGAAATGGGCACCGCGCTGACCCTGGGCGTGGACATGGTGCAGTACATGGCCACGCACCAGGCGTCCTGGCACGGCGGGCTGTACGATCCGGTGACCACCCGGCTGGCGCCCATCCAGGCAGTGGTGGGCGGGTCGGTGCTGCACGCCGTGGGCTGGGCTCACGGCCAGCGGCTGGCCGCGCAGGCAGACGCCACGCAGGCAGACGCCACGGCAGAGACCGCCCCTCCCGACGGCGCCCCCGCAACCGCCACCCCGTCCGACGGCGAGCCGGACGCCGCCCCGGCAGCCGGCCTCCCGGCGGCGCTGACCTACTTCGGCGACGGAGCCAGCTCGCAGGGCGACGTCCACGAAGCCATGAACTTTGCCGCGGTGCTCAAGGCCCCCGTGGTCTTCTTCGTGCAGAACAACGGCTGGGCCATCTCGCTGCCCACTGAGGCTCAGGTGGCCGGCGGCCGTGTGGCGGCCCGCGCCGCGGGCTACGGCATGAAGTCCCTGACGGTGGACGGCAACGACGTCACCGCCGTCGTCCGCGCCACCCGTGAAGCGTTGGCCCACGCCAGGGCCGGCCACGGACCGGTGCTGATTGAGGCCATGACCTACCGGCGCGGCCCGCACTCCACCAGCGACGATCCCGGCCGCTACCGCACGCTGGATGAGGAACGGCGCGACGCCGGCGCCGATCCCGTCGCACTGCTGGCGGAGCAGCTCCTGGCGTCCGGCCACGCCGACTCCGACTTCCTGGACGCCGCGCAGGCCGACGCGCTGGCCGCCGCCGACACCGTCCGCGACGGAGTGCAGGCCCTGAGGCCGCGGCCCGGCTCGGAGATGTTCGAGTTTGTCTTCGCCGAATCCACGCAGCAGCTGACAGATCAGGCCAGTGCCTGGCGGAAGGAATCCGAACATGACTGA
- a CDS encoding alpha-ketoacid dehydrogenase subunit beta, with the protein MQAALIRALTEIMEQNPRALILGEDVGRLGGVFRITDGLQQRFGADRVLDTPLAESGILGMSVGLAMAGFHPIPEVQFDGFAYPAVNQIVTQLARMNYRSRGTLPMPVTLRVPSFGGIRAPEHHGESLEALFAHVPGLKVVSPSNPHEAYHLLKYAAARPDPVIFMEPKSRYWQKGEVLPADGGSPLGSKVVRSGKHVTLIAWGAMVARCLQVAELAAEDGIEVEVLDLRWLKPIDAAGLAASVARTRRAVVVHEAPLTSGLGAEVAALVTERCFGTLRAPVERVTGFDVPYPSGDLEDEYIPNIDRILFGIQRVLEYRRG; encoded by the coding sequence ATGCAGGCTGCCCTGATCCGCGCCCTGACCGAGATCATGGAGCAGAACCCGAGGGCGCTGATCCTGGGCGAGGACGTCGGCCGACTCGGCGGCGTCTTCCGCATCACCGACGGCCTGCAGCAGCGCTTCGGCGCCGACCGGGTCCTGGACACCCCGCTGGCTGAGTCGGGCATCCTCGGCATGTCGGTGGGACTGGCGATGGCCGGGTTCCATCCCATTCCCGAGGTGCAGTTCGACGGCTTTGCCTACCCCGCGGTGAACCAGATCGTGACCCAGCTGGCGCGAATGAACTACCGCAGCCGCGGAACCCTGCCCATGCCGGTCACGCTCCGGGTGCCCAGCTTCGGCGGGATCCGCGCCCCCGAGCACCACGGCGAATCCCTCGAGGCGCTGTTTGCCCACGTTCCGGGCCTGAAAGTGGTTTCGCCGTCGAACCCGCACGAGGCCTACCACCTGCTCAAGTACGCCGCCGCTCGCCCCGATCCGGTAATTTTCATGGAGCCCAAGTCCCGCTACTGGCAGAAGGGCGAAGTTCTCCCGGCCGACGGCGGCTCTCCCCTAGGCTCCAAGGTGGTCCGTTCCGGCAAGCACGTCACGCTCATCGCCTGGGGGGCCATGGTGGCCCGCTGCCTGCAGGTGGCCGAGCTCGCGGCCGAGGACGGCATCGAGGTGGAAGTCCTGGACCTGCGCTGGCTCAAGCCGATCGACGCCGCCGGGCTGGCGGCGTCGGTGGCGCGGACGCGGCGCGCCGTCGTCGTGCACGAAGCGCCGCTGACCTCGGGACTCGGGGCGGAGGTCGCCGCGCTGGTGACCGAGCGCTGCTTCGGCACCCTGCGGGCGCCGGTTGAGCGGGTCACCGGATTCGACGTACCGTATCCCTCAGGTGACCTGGAAGATGAATACATCCCGAACATTGACCGCATCCTGTTCGGGATCCAGCGAGTATTGGAGTATCGACGTGGCTGA
- a CDS encoding biotin/lipoyl-containing protein translates to MAEIPFPLPDLGEGLIEATVLEWLVAEGDQVERNQPLVEVETSKSAVELPSPQAGRVARTYGSPGEKINVGEPLIIFEVPDNTAGIVGTVPQEAPARRRFRLTAALDED, encoded by the coding sequence GTGGCTGAAATCCCCTTTCCCCTGCCGGACCTCGGCGAAGGCCTGATTGAGGCCACCGTGCTGGAATGGCTGGTGGCCGAGGGCGATCAGGTGGAACGGAACCAGCCGCTCGTGGAGGTGGAAACCTCCAAGTCAGCGGTCGAGCTGCCGTCACCGCAGGCGGGCCGGGTAGCCCGCACCTACGGATCGCCGGGCGAGAAGATCAACGTCGGTGAACCGCTGATCATCTTCGAGGTGCCGGACAACACCGCGGGCATCGTGGGAACCGTACCGCAGGAGGCACCGGCGCGCCGCCGCTTCCGCCTGACCGCGGCACTGGACGAGGACTAA
- a CDS encoding alpha/beta fold hydrolase, with protein sequence MELRTHTVEGTDPQLFAEIITPDDGGAASRPILLLHGFASSSQLNWHDSGWIGALTAAGRTVLTVDLPGHGRSAAPADLDAYRPSRIRADLLQLLMDAGVLPLAADDPATGVDIIGYSLGSRLAWEFGATQPELVHRMVLGGPGSGDPLADFDFSAARENLAGGGAVADETTAELLRMATLVPGNDVPALLNMVEAAKEEPFVPAEAVPAMPLLLVAGDRDILAAGAPELAALSGQAELLWLPGRTHANAVTSRAFKQAAINFLA encoded by the coding sequence ATGGAACTGAGGACACACACCGTCGAGGGCACCGATCCGCAGCTTTTCGCCGAAATCATAACGCCCGACGACGGCGGCGCCGCCTCCCGGCCGATCCTCCTGCTGCACGGCTTCGCCTCCTCGTCGCAGCTGAACTGGCACGATTCCGGCTGGATCGGCGCCCTGACCGCCGCGGGGCGGACGGTGCTCACCGTGGACCTGCCGGGGCACGGCCGAAGCGCCGCGCCCGCGGATCTGGACGCCTACCGTCCCAGCCGGATCCGCGCGGACCTGCTGCAGCTGCTGATGGACGCCGGAGTGCTTCCACTGGCCGCCGACGATCCGGCAACCGGCGTTGACATCATCGGATATTCGCTGGGGTCCCGGCTGGCCTGGGAGTTCGGCGCCACCCAGCCGGAACTGGTGCACCGCATGGTCCTCGGCGGACCCGGCAGCGGCGATCCGCTGGCGGACTTCGACTTCTCCGCAGCCCGGGAGAACCTGGCGGGAGGCGGAGCGGTGGCCGATGAAACCACTGCCGAACTGCTGCGCATGGCCACCCTCGTTCCCGGCAACGACGTGCCTGCCCTGCTGAACATGGTCGAGGCCGCCAAGGAAGAGCCGTTTGTCCCCGCGGAGGCCGTCCCCGCCATGCCGCTGCTGCTGGTGGCCGGGGACCGGGACATTCTCGCAGCGGGCGCCCCGGAGCTGGCGGCTCTGTCCGGACAGGCCGAGCTGCTGTGGCTGCCGGGACGGACCCACGCCAACGCCGTGACGTCCCGGGCCTTCAAGCAGGCGGCCATCAACTTCCTGGCCTAG